A section of the Oryzias latipes chromosome 8, ASM223467v1 genome encodes:
- the LOC101169292 gene encoding beta-galactoside-binding lectin-like, with protein MAPNMVIQNMPFKVGQTVAIAGTNTPNAANFSVNFGHNDENYALHLNPRFDACGQRNTIVCNSLEKGCWKEEVFPGGFAFFKGENFKIIIKLTCGGFLITLPDGFQFTFPNRLHSDEYSYFCFVGDVSIRSIQIY; from the exons ATGGCCCCT AATATGGTGATCCAGAATATGCCCTTCAAAGTTGGACAGACCGTGGCTATTGCGGGAACTAACACACCCAATGCAGCCAA tTTCTCTGTGAATTTTGGCCACAATGATGAGAACTATGCCTTACACCTGAATCCACGTTTTGATGCCTGTGGACAGAGGAACACGATTGTCTGTAACTCTTTGGAAAAAGGCTGCTGGAAGGAGGAAGTTTTTCCTGGGGGCTTTGCTTTCTTCAAAGGAGAGAACTTCAAG atcaTCATTAAACTGACCTGTGGAGGATTTTTGATTACCTTACCAGATGGCTTTCAATTCACTTTCCCCAACCGCCTGCATTCAGATGAATACTCTTACTTCTGCTTTGTTGGTGATGTTAGCATTAGGAGCATTCAGATCTACTGA